From Acidimicrobiia bacterium, one genomic window encodes:
- a CDS encoding amidohydrolase family protein — translation MDAERRAVDADNHYYETVDACTRHLDRDFRERGVQAVQQGSHTLLLAGGRRFRFIPNPTFDPIIVAGCMDLMFRGQVPEGVDPRSLMQVEPLRPEYQDRDARIAVMDAQGLDAVVLFPTLGCGIEQALRDDIPATMATLRAFNRWLDEDWGFSYQDRTIAVPMLSLADPDAALVELEWLLERGARIVHIRPAPVPTVGSISGRSFGDPAHDPVWARLAEASVPVAFHLGDSGYEAFAGAWGARDYFEPFRGVDVLTKLVVSDRPIHDTIGSMVVHGVFDRHPALRVASIENGSDWLHLLVKRLTKQANQTPWAFQQSPLETIRQHVWVTPYYEEDMRKLADLIGVERVLFGSDWPHGEGLARPADFVKELHAFADDEIRLVMRDNCLNLLGHGAAA, via the coding sequence ATGGACGCTGAGCGCCGCGCCGTCGACGCCGACAACCACTACTACGAGACGGTGGACGCGTGCACCCGCCACCTCGACCGCGACTTCCGGGAGCGCGGCGTGCAGGCGGTGCAACAGGGCAGCCACACGCTGCTGCTCGCCGGTGGCCGGAGGTTCCGCTTCATCCCGAACCCGACGTTCGATCCGATCATCGTGGCGGGCTGCATGGACTTGATGTTCCGCGGTCAGGTGCCCGAAGGTGTCGACCCTCGCTCGCTCATGCAGGTCGAACCCTTGCGTCCGGAGTATCAGGACCGCGACGCTCGGATCGCGGTGATGGACGCGCAGGGCCTCGACGCCGTGGTGCTGTTCCCGACGCTCGGCTGTGGCATCGAGCAGGCGTTGCGCGACGACATCCCGGCCACCATGGCCACCTTGCGCGCGTTCAATCGCTGGCTCGACGAGGACTGGGGGTTCTCGTACCAGGACCGGACCATCGCGGTCCCGATGCTGTCGCTCGCAGATCCCGACGCCGCGCTCGTCGAACTCGAGTGGCTGCTCGAACGAGGTGCGCGCATCGTGCACATTCGCCCGGCGCCGGTGCCGACCGTCGGGAGTATCAGTGGCCGGTCGTTCGGCGATCCCGCGCACGACCCCGTCTGGGCACGCCTCGCCGAGGCGTCGGTCCCGGTCGCCTTCCACCTCGGCGACAGCGGCTACGAGGCATTCGCCGGCGCGTGGGGCGCCAGGGACTACTTCGAGCCGTTCCGCGGTGTCGACGTCCTCACGAAGTTGGTGGTGTCGGACCGGCCGATCCACGACACGATCGGCAGCATGGTCGTGCACGGTGTGTTCGACCGTCACCCGGCTCTGCGGGTGGCCAGCATCGAGAACGGCTCCGACTGGCTGCACCTGTTGGTGAAGCGGTTGACGAAGCAGGCGAACCAGACGCCGTGGGCCTTCCAGCAGAGCCCACTCGAAACCATCCGGCAGCACGTGTGGGTGACGCCGTACTACGAGGAGGACATGCGCAAGCTCGCCGACCTCATCGGGGTCGAACGGGTGCTCTTCGGGTCCGATTGGCCCCACGGTGAGGGGCTGGCGCGCCCCGCCGACTTCGTCAAGGAGCTCCACGCGTTCGCCGACGACGAGATTCGCCTCGTGATGCGGGACAACTGCCTGAACCTGCTCGGGCACGGAGCTGCCGCGTGA
- a CDS encoding FCD domain-containing protein — protein sequence MTTTRTTRSREKPEQIADELRALIVSGRLAEGESLGREGDLIERFGVSRPSLREALRILEAEGLITVVRGVLGGVIVHQPNERMTARTASLVLQARNVTLGDVHQARTVIEPAAVRILASSARRRAVDELESLVEAQRAVLDDPEAFGRANARFHERLVALTGNQTLGIVAEMLNEVVARAVTAVSRTKPPSSSLATRRRGIRSQERLIELIAMGASVDAEVHWRAHMEAVGKVMIGQQAKSVIDLFDHY from the coding sequence GTGACGACGACGAGGACCACACGATCACGCGAGAAGCCGGAGCAGATCGCCGACGAGCTCCGCGCGCTGATCGTCAGCGGCCGGCTCGCCGAAGGCGAGTCTCTCGGTCGGGAAGGGGATCTCATCGAGCGCTTCGGCGTGTCGCGCCCGTCGCTGCGCGAGGCGCTGCGCATCCTCGAGGCGGAAGGACTGATCACGGTCGTGCGCGGAGTGCTCGGCGGCGTCATCGTCCATCAGCCCAACGAGCGCATGACGGCGAGGACCGCCTCGCTCGTCCTCCAGGCACGCAACGTGACACTCGGTGACGTGCACCAGGCGCGCACGGTGATCGAACCGGCTGCAGTGCGGATCCTCGCGTCGTCGGCGCGGCGCAGGGCGGTCGACGAGCTCGAGTCCCTGGTCGAAGCGCAACGCGCGGTCCTCGACGATCCGGAAGCGTTCGGGCGCGCGAACGCGCGGTTCCACGAACGGCTGGTCGCGCTCACGGGGAACCAGACGTTGGGCATCGTCGCGGAGATGCTCAACGAGGTCGTCGCGCGTGCGGTGACCGCGGTGAGCCGAACGAAGCCGCCGAGCAGCTCTCTCGCGACGCGCCGCCGTGGGATCCGGTCGCAGGAACGGCTGATCGAGCTCATCGCGATGGGTGCGAGCGTCGACGCCGAGGTTCACTGGCGGGCGCACATGGAAGCCGTCGGCAAGGTGATGATCGGCCAGCAGGCCAAGTCCGTCATCGACCTCTTCGATCACTACTGA
- a CDS encoding CoA transferase has protein sequence MPGPLDGVRVLDLSQVVSGPICARVLSDLGADVVKVEPPEGDVIRTLEPRVGDEPVSVYFTWANAGKRSVSIDVRAPRGNDLVRELAATSDVVLENFRPGVLEKFGLDADTLLARRPTLVYCSINGWGFANSWSQRRAYAAMVQAEVGRVELDARLRNAPPEQSPHVDGDITPGLLAASAVVAALYQRERTGRGQHLDVSMAEALLYTDEWTSTELASYDGPRIPDTWNYPIFRLADGTDAAFMGDPHRRLPEVAAALTDAPVAPTESREETLEVLGRLCANVPDFASLEARLDKFGFLVGEVRTVRELAETPWAREREVFVEVEPGARVTSAPFRSDTSAIGVRGPAPRFGEHTRAVLRERLDLSDDALDQLEADGIITSA, from the coding sequence ATGCCCGGTCCGCTCGACGGCGTCCGGGTGCTCGACCTGTCACAGGTCGTGTCCGGCCCGATCTGTGCACGCGTGCTCTCGGATCTCGGTGCGGACGTCGTGAAGGTCGAGCCACCCGAGGGCGACGTCATCCGCACGCTCGAGCCGCGCGTCGGCGACGAGCCCGTGAGCGTCTACTTCACCTGGGCGAACGCCGGAAAGCGTTCGGTCTCGATCGACGTGCGCGCGCCGCGCGGCAACGATCTCGTGCGAGAACTCGCGGCGACGAGTGACGTCGTGCTCGAGAACTTCCGACCCGGCGTCCTGGAGAAATTCGGGCTCGACGCCGACACGTTGCTCGCGCGCCGTCCCACGCTCGTCTATTGCTCGATCAACGGATGGGGCTTCGCGAACTCGTGGTCGCAGCGGAGGGCGTACGCCGCGATGGTGCAGGCCGAGGTCGGGCGCGTCGAGCTCGACGCGCGCCTTCGGAACGCGCCGCCCGAGCAGAGCCCCCACGTGGACGGCGACATCACCCCGGGGCTCCTCGCCGCCAGCGCGGTCGTGGCAGCCCTCTACCAACGCGAGCGCACCGGGCGGGGTCAGCACCTCGACGTCTCGATGGCGGAAGCGCTCTTGTACACCGACGAGTGGACGTCGACCGAGCTCGCATCCTACGACGGCCCTCGAATCCCGGACACGTGGAACTATCCGATCTTCAGGTTGGCCGACGGCACCGACGCAGCGTTCATGGGCGACCCCCACCGCCGTCTGCCCGAGGTCGCCGCCGCACTCACGGACGCACCGGTCGCCCCTACCGAGTCACGCGAGGAGACGCTCGAGGTCCTCGGGCGGCTGTGCGCGAACGTGCCGGACTTCGCGTCGCTCGAGGCCCGGCTCGACAAGTTCGGGTTCCTCGTGGGCGAAGTCCGCACCGTGCGCGAGCTGGCCGAGACACCGTGGGCGCGCGAACGCGAGGTGTTCGTCGAGGTGGAGCCGGGAGCGCGGGTCACGTCGGCACCGTTCCGTTCCGACACCTCGGCCATCGGCGTTCGCGGCCCGGCCCCCCGCTTCGGGGAGCACACGCGCGCCGTGCTGCGCGAACGTCTCGACCTCTCCGACGACGCGCTCGATCAGCTCGAGGCCGACGGCATCATCACGTCCGCGTGA
- a CDS encoding SDR family oxidoreductase, with protein MTAILANPELRAAFEKNVLLPYLGEPADVAAGVVYLASDESKYVTGTQLTIDGGALSHQPLPELDFTALQSAGE; from the coding sequence ATGACTGCGATCCTGGCGAACCCCGAGCTCCGCGCCGCGTTCGAGAAGAACGTGCTGCTGCCGTATCTCGGAGAGCCCGCCGACGTCGCTGCCGGCGTCGTGTACCTGGCGTCGGACGAGTCGAAGTACGTGACGGGTACGCAGTTGACCATCGACGGTGGGGCGCTCAGCCACCAACCGCTGCCCGAGCTCGACTTCACCGCGCTCCAGTCGGCCGGCGAGTGA
- a CDS encoding cytochrome P450 — MTVTDLYYDPYDYAIDADPYPAWKRLRDESPVYFNERHGFYALSRYDDVLNGLLDTDTYRSGHGIVLEMIADEPYENIPMMIMKDPPEHTRLRKLVSRAFTPRRIADLERRIAKLCNDLFDTVDGQDEFDYIETFAGLLPPTVILALVGYPDGYAAEFRERADSSLHIDDGDTMLRHGIDRSLVSESGEIANDAWAILPELMEQRRADPQDDLISGLVHAEIDDDGELRTLTLDEIAGFVQLISSAGTETVARLLGFAAVTLAKHPDQRQLLIDEPSLVPNAIEELLRYEAPSPIQSRWVSRDVELHGTVIPRGSRLALLNGSGDRDERHFEDPDRFDVRRVIDRHLAFGYGTHFCIGAALARLEGTVGLTETLRRFPTWEIDERGLEWVHTSTVRGYSSVPVRVR, encoded by the coding sequence ATGACCGTCACCGATCTCTACTACGACCCGTACGACTACGCGATCGACGCCGACCCGTATCCCGCGTGGAAGCGGTTGCGCGACGAGTCGCCGGTGTACTTCAACGAGCGGCACGGGTTCTACGCGCTGAGCCGCTACGACGACGTGCTCAACGGGCTGCTCGACACCGACACGTACCGGTCCGGTCACGGCATCGTGTTGGAGATGATCGCCGACGAGCCGTACGAGAACATCCCGATGATGATCATGAAGGACCCGCCGGAGCACACACGCCTGCGCAAGCTCGTGAGCCGCGCCTTCACGCCCCGGCGGATCGCCGACCTCGAGCGCCGAATCGCCAAGCTCTGCAACGACCTCTTCGATACCGTCGACGGGCAGGACGAGTTCGACTACATCGAGACGTTCGCCGGCCTGCTGCCGCCCACCGTGATCCTCGCTCTGGTCGGCTACCCCGACGGCTATGCGGCCGAGTTCCGCGAACGGGCCGACAGCAGCCTGCACATCGACGACGGTGACACGATGCTGAGGCACGGGATCGATCGCTCGCTGGTCTCGGAGAGCGGTGAGATCGCGAACGACGCGTGGGCGATCCTGCCCGAGCTCATGGAGCAACGGCGCGCGGATCCGCAGGACGACCTCATCAGCGGCTTGGTGCACGCGGAGATCGACGACGACGGTGAGCTTCGCACGTTGACGCTCGACGAGATCGCCGGCTTCGTGCAGCTCATCTCGTCAGCGGGCACCGAGACGGTGGCCCGGCTGCTCGGTTTCGCGGCGGTGACGTTGGCGAAGCACCCCGACCAGCGCCAGCTCCTGATCGACGAGCCATCGCTCGTGCCGAACGCCATCGAGGAGCTCCTGCGCTACGAGGCGCCGTCGCCGATCCAGTCGCGATGGGTTTCGCGCGACGTCGAGTTGCACGGCACCGTCATCCCGCGCGGCTCGCGACTCGCGCTCCTCAACGGTTCGGGCGACCGCGACGAGCGCCACTTCGAGGATCCCGACCGCTTCGACGTGCGGCGGGTGATCGACCGGCACCTCGCGTTCGGGTACGGCACGCACTTCTGCATCGGGGCCGCGCTGGCGCGCCTCGAGGGCACGGTCGGGCTCACCGAGACGCTGCGGCGGTTCCCGACTTGGGAGATCGACGAGCGCGGGCTCGAGTGGGTGCACACCAGCACGGTGCGTGGCTACAGCTCGGTGCCGGTGCGGGTGCGCTGA
- a CDS encoding amidohydrolase family protein, producing MGVVARAHDLLVNTDMGDTEQPGWMVRVKEDYFKAGESMFTSRELPELLDEMDRMGVERCVLLSSFRKPSTRALSFVDAYPDRFSLGASGHDLLRPMPNLRALESFVADHQVAYTIVGPSFWGDGMYPPSDAVYFPLYTKCCELGLPVCINTGLPGPPIPGDVQNPIHLDRVCVRFPELELCMIHGADPWWDTAIRLMIKYANLRLMTSAWSPRHLPQSLLHFMSTRGRGRVIFASDSPVLSITRCITEAAALEISPDVLDAYLYQNAQEFFFES from the coding sequence ATGGGGGTCGTGGCACGAGCACATGACCTGCTCGTCAACACGGACATGGGCGACACGGAGCAACCCGGATGGATGGTGCGCGTCAAGGAGGACTACTTCAAGGCGGGCGAGTCCATGTTCACGAGCCGGGAACTTCCCGAGCTGCTCGACGAGATGGACCGCATGGGGGTGGAACGGTGCGTGCTCCTGAGCAGCTTCCGGAAACCGTCGACCCGTGCGCTCTCGTTCGTCGATGCGTATCCGGACCGTTTCAGTCTCGGCGCGAGCGGCCACGATCTCCTGCGCCCCATGCCGAACCTGCGGGCACTCGAGAGTTTCGTGGCCGATCATCAGGTCGCCTACACGATCGTCGGTCCCAGCTTCTGGGGCGACGGCATGTACCCACCGAGCGATGCGGTGTACTTCCCCCTCTACACGAAGTGCTGCGAGCTCGGCCTCCCGGTGTGCATCAACACCGGGCTGCCCGGTCCGCCGATCCCGGGGGACGTGCAGAACCCGATCCATCTCGATCGCGTCTGCGTTCGGTTCCCGGAGCTCGAGTTGTGCATGATCCACGGCGCGGATCCCTGGTGGGACACGGCGATCCGCCTGATGATCAAGTACGCGAACCTCCGGCTGATGACCTCCGCCTGGTCGCCGCGTCACCTTCCGCAGTCGCTGCTGCACTTCATGTCCACGCGAGGCCGGGGAAGGGTGATCTTCGCCTCGGACTCGCCGGTACTCTCGATCACCCGGTGCATCACCGAAGCGGCGGCGCTGGAGATCTCACCGGACGTCCTCGACGCCTACCTGTACCAGAACGCACAGGAGTTCTTCTTCGAAAGCTAG
- a CDS encoding acyl-CoA dehydrogenase family protein, whose amino-acid sequence MTETVAAPTDDDAELLADVSRWLEEHWDPDLTVAEWWERVGACGWTAPHFPREWGGLGYSRRSVVAVRAAFQRHGAVQPPSGLGLLMAAPTISTHGTKEQIERFVPAIYNGSVAWCQLFSEPGSGSDLAGLSTRATRDGDHWLISGQKVWSSMAMGADYGMLLARTDFDVPKHAGISWFAFALDQPGVTIRPLVEATGHALFNEVFFDDAVVADADLIGGRNNGWAVTQTTLMFERAGIGAGGIMSGFPPAGPKGGFLALRAGDAARRAPPASTSKVLAVDELFQLARSCGREHDPVIRQKLARLVECVRTGEWTAKRSVPETARGRGAGLANIGKLAQSRIAKLSTEIACDILGPAAMLWSPDGPVGGRYAEALVFAAASSIYGGTDQIQRNVIGERALGLPREPDQNLGLPFREVQARVLAPDGDR is encoded by the coding sequence GTGACCGAAACCGTTGCCGCGCCGACGGACGACGATGCCGAGCTGCTCGCCGACGTGTCGCGTTGGCTCGAGGAGCACTGGGACCCGGATCTGACCGTCGCCGAGTGGTGGGAACGGGTCGGTGCGTGCGGCTGGACGGCCCCGCACTTCCCGCGCGAATGGGGAGGACTCGGCTACTCGCGGCGCTCGGTGGTCGCGGTGCGCGCCGCCTTCCAGCGTCACGGAGCGGTCCAACCGCCGAGTGGTCTCGGGCTCCTGATGGCCGCGCCCACCATCTCGACCCACGGCACGAAGGAGCAGATCGAGCGGTTCGTTCCCGCGATCTACAACGGCTCGGTCGCGTGGTGCCAGCTGTTCAGCGAACCGGGATCGGGATCGGATCTGGCCGGTCTCTCGACGCGCGCAACCCGTGACGGCGACCACTGGCTGATCTCCGGTCAGAAGGTCTGGAGCTCCATGGCCATGGGCGCGGACTACGGGATGCTGCTCGCCCGCACCGACTTCGACGTGCCGAAGCACGCCGGCATCTCGTGGTTCGCCTTCGCGTTGGACCAGCCCGGGGTGACCATCAGGCCTCTCGTCGAGGCCACGGGCCACGCCTTGTTCAACGAGGTCTTCTTCGACGACGCGGTCGTCGCCGACGCCGACCTCATCGGAGGCCGGAACAACGGATGGGCGGTCACGCAGACCACCCTCATGTTCGAACGCGCGGGAATCGGTGCCGGTGGGATCATGAGCGGGTTCCCGCCCGCGGGGCCCAAAGGCGGCTTCCTCGCGCTGCGCGCCGGCGACGCGGCCCGGCGCGCGCCACCCGCATCGACGAGCAAGGTGCTCGCGGTCGACGAGCTCTTCCAACTCGCCCGGTCGTGCGGACGAGAGCACGATCCCGTGATCCGTCAGAAGCTTGCGCGCCTGGTCGAGTGCGTGAGGACCGGCGAGTGGACGGCCAAGCGATCGGTGCCGGAGACGGCGCGCGGCCGAGGTGCGGGGTTGGCCAACATCGGGAAGCTCGCGCAATCTCGCATCGCGAAGCTCTCCACCGAGATCGCGTGCGACATCCTCGGGCCTGCCGCAATGCTGTGGTCCCCCGACGGCCCCGTCGGCGGGCGCTATGCCGAGGCGCTGGTGTTCGCCGCCGCGTCGTCGATCTACGGCGGCACGGACCAGATCCAGCGCAACGTCATCGGTGAGCGCGCGCTCGGGCTCCCGAGGGAGCCGGACCAGAACTTGGGCCTCCCCTTCCGCGAGGTCCAAGCGCGCGTGCTCGCTCCTGACGGCGACCGCTGA